The following are from one region of the Clostridiales bacterium genome:
- a CDS encoding tRNA (N(6)-L-threonylcarbamoyladenosine(37)-C(2))-methylthiotransferase MtaB: MKTDKKICVLSLGCKVNQYDSEGIMARFSKLGFSVTDSLSFADIYIINTCAVTNEAEHKSRQMISRVKKYNKDAKIYICGCSTQHNPEPFKQDGVVCVLGTTGKTTTLVDKVLEDIENENFEQKNYILCEDLAISRDYENIDRTLSTMTRHYIKVQDGCDNYCSYCLIPYVRGHCRSQAIENVVDECKRAAKLSRELIIIGINLSAYGVDINSSLKDLIISLKDIDARITLGSLEVNVINREFLEATKLLKKFCPHFHL; encoded by the coding sequence ATGAAGACTGATAAAAAGATATGTGTATTATCCTTGGGATGCAAGGTTAATCAATATGACTCTGAAGGCATAATGGCTCGCTTTTCAAAGCTAGGTTTTAGTGTTACAGATTCCTTATCTTTTGCAGATATTTATATTATAAATACTTGCGCAGTTACAAATGAGGCTGAACATAAATCCAGACAAATGATTTCTCGTGTTAAAAAGTATAATAAAGACGCAAAGATATATATTTGTGGATGCTCAACTCAGCATAATCCAGAACCATTTAAACAAGATGGAGTTGTCTGCGTTTTGGGGACAACTGGAAAAACAACAACCTTAGTTGATAAAGTCCTTGAAGATATAGAAAATGAAAATTTTGAACAAAAGAACTACATTTTATGCGAAGATTTAGCAATTTCTCGTGATTATGAAAATATAGATAGAACTTTATCTACAATGACAAGACATTATATTAAAGTTCAGGATGGTTGCGATAATTATTGCTCATATTGCTTGATTCCATACGTTAGAGGACATTGTAGAAGCCAAGCTATAGAAAATGTCGTGGATGAGTGTAAAAGAGCAGCAAAACTATCACGTGAGCTCATAATTATAGGAATTAATCTATCTGCATATGGAGTAGATATAAATTCATCTCTTAAAGACCTTATTATATCTTTAAAAGATATAGATGCAAGAATAACACTCGGATCTCTTGAGGTAAATGTAATTAATAGAGAATTTTTGGAAGCTACAAAACTACTTAAAAAATTCTGTCCTCATTTCCATTTAT